A stretch of Spirosoma oryzicola DNA encodes these proteins:
- a CDS encoding metal-dependent hydrolase family protein, with the protein MNKLYILLCWLPTTLFAQTTYLLKPDRVFDGETSHEGWVVRVTGEKIEAVGTAASVSASGAEVIDLKGTTLMPGLIEGHSHLLLHPYNETPWDDQVLKEARSLRVARATVHAEKTLLAGFTTVRDLGTEGADYDDVGIKQAIIKGIIPGPRMVVVTRALIASGSYGPKGFSADIEVPQGAEEADGHDALIQAVRRQIGKGADAIKIYADYRWGLMAEARPTYTVDEIKLIVEVAKSSGRGVVAHASTAEGMRRAIIGGCETVEHGDAGTPEIFALMKQHGTALCPTLAAGDAVSQYRGWKKGQEPEPARIREKRVTFKQALDAGVTICAGGDVGVFSHGDNARELLMMVDYGMKPLDVLRSATSVNADVFHLTNRGRIKAGLLADLVAVDGDPIKTIANLRQVKVVIKGGIFYKR; encoded by the coding sequence ATGAATAAGCTTTACATCCTCTTATGCTGGCTACCCACGACGCTTTTTGCCCAAACAACCTATCTGCTTAAACCTGATCGTGTCTTCGACGGCGAAACTAGCCACGAGGGGTGGGTGGTTAGGGTTACCGGAGAGAAAATCGAAGCCGTAGGTACCGCTGCTTCGGTTTCGGCCAGCGGAGCCGAAGTGATTGATCTGAAAGGAACGACGTTAATGCCGGGACTGATCGAAGGACACTCGCATCTACTGCTGCATCCCTACAACGAAACACCCTGGGATGATCAGGTTTTGAAAGAAGCCCGGTCATTGCGGGTGGCGCGTGCGACGGTTCACGCCGAAAAAACGCTGCTGGCTGGTTTTACAACCGTACGCGATCTGGGAACCGAAGGTGCTGATTACGACGACGTAGGCATCAAACAGGCTATCATCAAAGGAATCATCCCCGGTCCGCGTATGGTTGTCGTGACGCGGGCGCTTATCGCATCGGGTAGCTACGGTCCGAAAGGCTTTAGCGCTGATATTGAGGTGCCGCAGGGCGCGGAGGAAGCAGACGGGCACGATGCCTTGATTCAGGCCGTTCGGCGGCAGATCGGTAAAGGAGCCGACGCCATAAAAATTTACGCTGATTACCGCTGGGGGCTTATGGCCGAAGCCCGTCCGACCTACACGGTTGACGAAATCAAGCTTATTGTCGAAGTGGCAAAGAGCAGCGGTCGTGGTGTCGTTGCGCACGCCAGCACTGCCGAAGGAATGCGTCGGGCGATTATAGGTGGCTGCGAAACGGTAGAACATGGTGATGCCGGAACCCCCGAAATCTTTGCGTTGATGAAACAGCACGGTACGGCGCTTTGTCCAACATTGGCGGCTGGCGATGCGGTTAGTCAGTATCGGGGCTGGAAAAAAGGACAGGAGCCAGAGCCCGCTCGTATTCGCGAGAAGCGGGTGACGTTCAAACAGGCGCTCGACGCGGGCGTGACCATCTGTGCCGGTGGCGACGTCGGCGTGTTCAGTCACGGTGATAACGCCCGTGAACTCCTGATGATGGTCGATTACGGCATGAAGCCACTCGATGTGCTCCGGTCAGCTACGTCTGTCAATGCTGATGTGTTTCACCTGACCAATCGCGGGCGGATCAAAGCAGGGTTACTGGCTGATCTGGTAGCGGTAGACGGCGATCCAATAAAAACAATTGCTAATCTGCGTCAGGTTAAGGTAGTTATAAAAGGCGGAATTTTCTACAAACGATGA
- a CDS encoding citrate synthase: MANTAELTVDGKSYQFPTFEGTEHEKAFDISNLRDQTGYVTLDRGYKNTGATKSAITFLDGEQGILQYRGYSIEDLAAKASFLEVAYLLIYGELPTKEEYSKFENAIRRHTLVNEDMRNIFNGFPVSAHPMAVLSSLVSAMSAFYPDSQDEKGDVDKHIVRLLAKLPTIATWSYKRGMGHPTNYPKNELDYIPNFLHMMFALPVEEYKVDPVVAEALNILLILHADHEQNCSTSTVRLVGSSQANIYSSISAGVSALWGPLHGGANQEVIEMLEAIKADGGDVSKYVDMAKNAKTTGFRLFGFGHRVYKNFDPRAKIIKKAADDVLGKLGVNDPVLEIAKGLEEAALNDEYFIQRKLYPNVDFYSGIIYRALGIPTNMFTVMFAIGRLPGWIAQWKEMREQKEPIGRPRQIYTGATLREFVPLENR, encoded by the coding sequence ATGGCCAACACTGCTGAACTTACTGTCGATGGTAAATCGTACCAATTTCCAACCTTTGAAGGAACGGAACACGAAAAAGCCTTCGACATCTCTAACCTCCGTGACCAAACCGGCTACGTCACCCTAGACCGGGGCTACAAAAACACTGGTGCCACCAAAAGCGCCATTACATTCCTAGACGGTGAGCAGGGTATCTTGCAATATCGGGGGTACTCGATTGAAGATTTGGCCGCCAAAGCGTCATTCCTTGAAGTGGCTTATCTGCTTATCTACGGTGAGCTGCCAACGAAAGAGGAGTATTCCAAATTTGAGAACGCTATTCGGCGTCATACCCTGGTGAACGAAGACATGCGGAATATCTTCAACGGTTTTCCCGTTAGCGCTCACCCGATGGCCGTTCTGTCTTCGCTCGTGAGTGCGATGAGCGCTTTTTATCCTGATTCGCAGGACGAGAAAGGCGACGTTGACAAGCATATCGTTCGGTTGCTGGCGAAATTGCCAACGATTGCGACCTGGTCGTACAAGCGGGGAATGGGCCATCCAACCAACTACCCGAAAAACGAACTCGATTATATTCCCAACTTCCTGCACATGATGTTTGCGCTGCCGGTAGAGGAGTATAAAGTTGATCCGGTTGTAGCCGAAGCACTGAACATTCTGCTGATCCTGCACGCTGATCACGAACAGAACTGCTCAACATCAACGGTTCGGCTGGTCGGTTCGTCGCAGGCCAACATCTATTCGTCGATTTCGGCGGGTGTAAGTGCCTTGTGGGGACCTCTGCACGGTGGTGCTAATCAGGAGGTAATCGAAATGCTCGAAGCGATTAAAGCAGATGGCGGTGATGTAAGCAAGTATGTAGATATGGCGAAGAACGCCAAAACAACGGGCTTCCGTCTCTTTGGTTTTGGTCACCGCGTCTACAAAAACTTTGACCCACGCGCTAAGATCATTAAGAAAGCGGCTGACGATGTACTAGGTAAGCTTGGCGTAAACGATCCTGTTCTGGAGATCGCCAAAGGTCTGGAAGAAGCCGCGCTGAATGACGAGTACTTCATCCAGCGGAAACTTTACCCGAACGTTGATTTCTATTCAGGGATCATCTACCGGGCGTTGGGCATTCCGACCAACATGTTTACGGTTATGTTTGCCATCGGTCGGTTGCCGGGCTGGATTGCGCAGTGGAAAGAAATGCGTGAGCAGAAAGAGCCAATCGGTCGGCCACGGCAGATTTATACAGGAGCAACGCTACGTGAGTTTGTTCCCCTCGAAAATCGGTAA
- a CDS encoding DUF3667 domain-containing protein, with product MSNHHNKLSVCPNCGQNLSPHDNFCPNCGQENHEVKLPLGHIIYEFVESITHFDNKLWNSLKAIFTRPGKMTAEFLEGKRARYVPPARLYVFVSVIFFFLIGKFADHQLEEGINSLKNVSGTDTTDASSVIRVDIEDLISNDSLLRSRGLRGIARKIDVNTSLTREGLARTARRIKRLQPAQLDSTLKEANLTVVDSNQTKLRELIALVPQQPTLSLSFSNMMGKEFKTKEERENYEAKLGQMSSVQIDSLIRAEGSTPNWFTRKLYGQQGKFSHLMKGENTHELLHAIMKNFSVVMFILMPFVAILLLLFYFRRGRFYYEHLIFSVHIHTVLFLLFSIALAITFFANPKLSSSVLLWTFWISWLYFLLSIKRVYGQSWGKTILKFFLLSMMYGLTAMFFLLGALGVGFLTF from the coding sequence ATGTCCAACCATCACAACAAACTCTCGGTTTGTCCTAACTGCGGACAGAACCTTAGTCCCCATGACAATTTTTGTCCGAACTGTGGGCAGGAAAACCACGAAGTCAAACTGCCCCTGGGCCACATCATCTACGAGTTTGTTGAAAGCATCACGCATTTTGATAACAAGCTGTGGAACTCGCTAAAAGCCATTTTTACCCGCCCCGGTAAGATGACCGCCGAGTTTCTGGAAGGGAAACGGGCGCGGTATGTGCCACCTGCCCGCCTTTACGTTTTCGTGAGCGTTATTTTTTTCTTTCTGATTGGAAAATTCGCCGACCACCAGTTGGAAGAGGGAATAAACAGCTTGAAGAATGTATCAGGCACTGACACAACTGACGCTTCCAGCGTGATAAGAGTTGACATTGAAGATCTGATTAGCAATGATAGTTTACTACGTAGTCGTGGATTACGTGGAATCGCCAGAAAGATTGACGTTAATACATCACTGACCAGAGAGGGTCTGGCACGAACGGCCCGCCGTATCAAACGACTCCAGCCAGCCCAACTGGATTCTACGTTGAAGGAGGCTAATTTAACCGTAGTCGACTCAAACCAGACCAAGCTGCGTGAGCTGATCGCCCTTGTTCCCCAGCAACCGACATTGTCACTATCTTTTTCCAACATGATGGGCAAAGAGTTTAAAACAAAGGAGGAACGGGAAAATTACGAAGCAAAGCTAGGGCAGATGTCCAGCGTACAAATCGACTCACTCATCCGAGCCGAAGGTAGTACGCCCAATTGGTTTACGAGAAAGCTATACGGGCAACAGGGCAAATTTTCCCATTTGATGAAAGGCGAGAATACCCATGAACTGCTACACGCGATCATGAAAAACTTTTCTGTCGTCATGTTTATCCTGATGCCGTTCGTCGCCATCCTGCTGTTACTCTTTTATTTTCGACGCGGACGGTTCTATTACGAGCATTTGATTTTCTCCGTACATATTCATACCGTTCTCTTTCTGCTCTTTTCAATCGCACTGGCCATCACCTTTTTTGCCAATCCAAAACTCAGCTCATCGGTATTATTGTGGACCTTTTGGATTAGCTGGCTTTATTTCCTCCTCTCGATCAAGCGTGTTTATGGACAGTCGTGGGGTAAGACAATCCTCAAGTTTTTCCTGCTGAGCATGATGTACGGCCTCACAGCTATGTTTTTCCTGTTAGGTGCTCTCGGAGTTGGCTTTCTAACCTTTTAG